tgaCTACAACTTTAAATCTTCATTTGGGCCATACATGGTCattcataaatacatttattcaggTGTATATTCAGTTTTTGGGAGGTAATCAGACTTCTCAGAATCACAGGATTCAATTTATATGTTGTATTATATGTTGTTATGAAATCAGAATGCTGCCACAAGTAagatttatgtacaataaaaCAATACCTGAACTTGCAACAGTGTCCATGGAATACAAAGGTTTCTCGTCTGTCTTGTATGAAATCACAGACCTGCAGAGAACAAAATTCCACATCAAaacaaagaagaaagaaaaaatatatatattcagtatgtAACAATGTGCAAAGTCTCAAACCTGAATCTGTTGTATACAATGGATCCCTGGTCGAACTCATAGCCAGAGTTCAGCAGCTCAGTGGCAATGATAGAAGCATCGGTGAAAGTAGGAGGCTTGCGGCCCACCTCCTTACAGTTGAGCAAGATGTGTTTGCCATGGGTCCTGATGATTACAGATGGAGAGGAATaaattaaagtataataaaaaaataaacatgatatatatacacacatgtgaACTCATCCAAATTACACCAAGGAAAAAATTACCTGTAGAGCAGACCTCTGAGTTTGTCACCAATATTGACAACCATGACCTCTTTGCCGGCACCAGAGAGCTTGCCGATCTCACTCTTGATGGCTTTGGCCACACTGCTGTGAATGGCACCGCAAAGACCACGGTCAGATGAGACACCGATGATCAAATGCTTATTCTTGTCTTCCGGAGCTTTGATCTCTGCCTTCTCATAGAGAGCTAGACAACACGGACATAAAAATGATGATTGTTGAAATTCTAgtgttaaattaattattttcaaatatttatgatAATGGAGAGAAGCCTTTTTGTAACACAAGACAAAgtatatttatacaaatatttatattgctccttgctctgtaaaatatTTCTAAGATATTCAATTttgactaaattaataaatacactacCGATCAAGATGACTGGTAGTACCCAGCCTGAGTTATTAGTTTAATCGGTTATTATCGGGAAATAATATTCCTTGGATTGTTGTGATTCTGAATATCTGACATTAATGGTGGATGTGAACAATACTTTGTGATTGCAATAAGCTTCACTTCttcttaaaacaaatgttttgatcTTAAATATGACATGCTGAAAAATCACAAGcacagggctcgacaataagcaCTGCCCGATGACCctgggccagcgtgcgagacgcttgggacagtagacgggCTCGTTACCAGCACGataaagtttaatttggctgcgACTGTCAATTACCGGCAAATACAGTCTTGaggtgctttcattttatttgcccagttagcgtggtttgtttggcatatttGAATCCTGCTCGGATCTGCACCAAATCAATCGATCCAAGGTCAcctaaatgaggtggtctcggatCGATTAAAACAAagtctggagcggatcgattgatGCGAGTAAGCAAAACAATCCAAAGAACTGATGAAGCAGGCTATAATCACAAATTATGATTGTGTGATAGCCAAATATAAAGACTATacgaagagagaattatgagtagggtaaTATGTCATTCCTATcagtaaatgtgtgttttatgttgaatatgaaagtgaaagcatgctgaaatattaccaagttgctattatttgttatttctctCTACAATTAAAGCCTATAATTCtagccaacattttttttttttatagattttttttttccaaaatgttaACAATTGTAATTTTCCTTATTGTCAGTTCTATTTAAAGAAAAGGCTtgctgaaaaaaaagtgttttatgtttggtttttgacaaattattgaaaatattaaattCTTTATTTTGGTGGGGCCGGTGAAAATTTTGGCAGAGCAAGTACAAACCTGAACCACTGGGCCAGTAGAAATAACCCTTAGTGTTAAACCCTGAAGCATTATATTTGTCAAATAACCTAAGATGTATTAAATGACTTAACTGAAGGATCCGAAGATTCATTGAAGCAAattgtgttttaataaaaacatttcgaaagaaaaaaatcttaaatgtggAAAATTAATTGCATACCCAATGCGCCGGTGCCATAGACTCGGGCGGGCTTCAGGGACCTCTCAGCTCTGGAATATTTTGCTGCTGCCACCATCTTCATGGACTTGGTGATCTTCTGGATGTTCTTGATGGACTTCAACCGAATGGTGACTGGCAAGAAACAAAACACTCTTCAGAATCTGATGAACTCTTAGTTATGCAAAATAATTAGTTCAGTCAAACAGTTTATGTAGAATTCATGAAGGCAAATTAAAGGCCTTTGAAAGTCCAAAACcataaaagaaaatacattttaaacttgaagatttgtttgtttgtgtttaatgcAACACCAGTTTCAATGGACAGTTAATTTGTACGTTTTGGCTAAATACAAAGTTCATTCTTAatgcattttacaaaaaaaacatagcagcaacctaaatgcaaattttatcaAAAAGTCATCTATTTTAACAAATGCATCTTTTTAGCACAATTTTCAAAAGTTTCTTAATTTAATAAGACAAAAACCTATGAGATGGGTCAAATTGACCAAAATGAACAACTGAAAAAAATCAACTTAACCAATTTCCAAGCCCCACTTATATTATTGTACTTGTTTTAAAGGGAGTTTATACAACTTTCCTCTTTTGAACGTAAAAAAAATTATGCTTTGAAAAATGCTAGGTGCTGGAAACTGTaggcttccatagtatttttgtcatACTATGGAAGTTATTAGGTCccatcaaccagcattcttcaaactctcatcttattttgtgttcagtgcAAACATTTAAAggcacatgagggagaataaaaaaaggtaattttcattttggggtgaactatacctttaaaccAACTCTACAGACTTGATCTTTCGAATTTGTATCTTAAAAGTAGTTTAATTGTATCTTGaaggtttaaatatttatattagacAGAGTAagtgtacatttttattgttttttgttttcgtaATGCatacatcattttaaatgtcatgaCTTTTCTTACTAAATTATATTTAAGTTAGATCAATACACTGCTTATTAAAATTTACAGAAAGccataaatatttccaaaaactGCCGACataaagataataaaaatgaCCTTTTATAGTGCAAAAGAAAACTTTACTTACTGTCCTTCAAGGTTGCCATGTTCCTGACCTGCCCActgcaaaagaaaattaataagtgTTAATCTCatcaacaaataaacaatataataccTCAGTCAGGACAATAATGCATCAGTAAATTTGACTTCTATTGAATGACACAGAATGCATTGCAGACACGGGAAAACAACATACCACTACAGTTAACATTTCCTGACACGATagcatttatttcatttcaactacttaataaacaaacatataaaaagGTTTTTAATGCATATGTAGTAGTTATTACAGCTATGAAAACGTGTAAATGTCAAGTCTGGCGCTGTCATTAGGCTTAACGTTAAGCAAAGCGCGGCCTAAAGATCAGTGCGTCCTTGCTCCGCTTCAGCTGCGTTTCACTGCTCAATTAGAAACAGCTTGAGTTCTTTATGTATGCACGCAAGATAAATGCTTATTCCagcaaaaacatgttttaatataaatgagtAAATTCTTACCATTGTGGGAGGAACACCGCCGCGCTGGTCCTGGCGAACATGTTCACTTCAATGAAGGTCAGAGCAGCCGGTCTGCGCAGGCGCAAATAAAAGCGCAGAAACGCGTACTAGTGTGTAATCTCGCGGCATCAGAGGTACACACCAATCCGTGACGAAAAACGCATATTTCAAAACGAGGAATTCGCGTCAGAACGCAAGGAAGAGGGAAAGGACTTGTACATTGGAAGAgttgttatttttacagtacttattgtgatcttttttagtttttgaaatgggGAAAGCGGATTTCTTAACCCCTAAAGCGATCGCGAACAGAATCAAAGCCAAAGGCCTTCAGAAGCTCCGCTGGTATTGTCAGATGTGTCAGAAACAATGCAGAGATGAAGTAAGTTTATGTGATTGTGTCGTGTTCTTTAGACacactaattttatttattaacttgtttTCTTAAATTCTTAAACCTAAAAACCTTAATTATAGGTTTTAT
The Danio rerio strain Tuebingen ecotype United States chromosome 4, GRCz12tu, whole genome shotgun sequence genome window above contains:
- the atp5f1c gene encoding ATP synthase subunit gamma, mitochondrial isoform b (isoform b is encoded by transcript variant 3; The RefSeq protein has 1 substitution compared to this genomic sequence), with translation MFARTSAAVFLPQCGQVRNMATLKDITIRLKSIKNIQKITKSMKMVAAAKYSRAERSLKPARVYGTGALALYEKAEIKAPEDKNKHLIIGVSSDRGLCGAIHSSVAKAIKSEIGKLSGAGKEVMVVNIGDKLRALLYRTHGKHILLNCKEVGRKPPTFTDASIIATELLNSGYEFDQGSIVYNRFRSVISYKTDEKPLYSMDTVASSENMGIYDDIDADVLRNYQEFALVNIIYFGLKESTTSEQSARMTAMDSASKNASEMIDKLTLTFNRTRQAVITKELIEIISGAAAL
- the atp5f1c gene encoding ATP synthase subunit gamma, mitochondrial isoform a (isoform a is encoded by transcript variant 1; The RefSeq protein has 1 substitution compared to this genomic sequence); translation: MFARTSAAVFLPQCGQVRNMATLKDITIRLKSIKNIQKITKSMKMVAAAKYSRAERSLKPARVYGTGALALYEKAEIKAPEDKNKHLIIGVSSDRGLCGAIHSSVAKAIKSEIGKLSGAGKEVMVVNIGDKLRALLYRTHGKHILLNCKEVGRKPPTFTDASIIATELLNSGYEFDQGSIVYNRFRSVISYKTDEKPLYSMDTVASSENMGIYDDIDADVLRNYQEFALVNIIYFGLKESTTSEQSARMTAMDSASKNASEMIDKLTLTFNRTRQAVITKELIEIISGAAALD